Proteins from one Podospora pseudoanserina strain CBS 124.78 chromosome 1, whole genome shotgun sequence genomic window:
- the UTR1 gene encoding NAD(+) kinase (COG:G; EggNog:ENOG503NUE8) has translation MSGPISSPTAIHPALSHPHPAEPSFPSLQRPSDGVNKGESAISDRATGPNISFGLMSSPPSAVLPPTQDSNPPVRHADLANPPKSALPALGSSVTTDSDPLHGQGNRLTSPPAPARGHRKNALSIEAVPRQTIMKALASVARHNRPEPLSLTGMLSAHTMADNRPTSSSSQQLCDALNGLAAQQSARSTASQYMTPATAFPSLQSPCFYHNRFDDAVDFEKVLEEIKNDEYMSHSRLVQTATGVREVSKQLQRRPIRRAVRSVMIVTKARDNQLVLLTRELTQWLLRTPRYGADVGVNVYVDAKLRHAKRFDAPSIVAENEKFNDMLRYWTPDLCWSQPEKFDLVLTLGGDGTVLFTSWLFQRVVPPVLSFSLGSLGFLTTFEFEKYKEHLNRIMGEAGMRVNLRMRFTCTVYRDRDGSVDMEEGEQFEVLNELVIDRGPSPYVSNLELYGDNELLTVVQADGCIFSTPTGSTAYSLSAGGSLVHPDIPAILLTPICPHTLSFRPMVLSDTMLLRVSVPRHSRATAYCAFDGKGRVELKQGDHVTITASQYPFPTVVRTDTEWFDSVSRTLRWNVRAASQKAFETGATKDEEEEDCWDIDTDSACYASEESSSAASPLRRQMSLLGL, from the exons ATGTCCGGCCCAATTTCTTCGCCTACCGCGATTCACCCTGCCCTTAGTCACCCTCACCCCGCTGagccttcttttccttcgcTGCAGCGGCCGTCGGATGGAGTTAATAAGGGCGAGTCCGCCATCTCCGACCGAGCGACGGGGCCCAATATTTCTTTTGGCTTGATGTCGTCCCCCCCAAGCGCCGTCCTCCCCCCGACTCAAGACTCCAACCCTCCCGTCCGACATGCTGACCTCGCGAACCCTCCCAAATCCGCTCTGCCTGCTCTAGGCTCCTCGGTGACTACCGATTCCGATCCCCTGCATGGGCAGGGAAACCGCCTCACTTCTCCCCCAGCGCCAGCTCGCGGCCACCGCAAGAACGCACTCTCGATCGAGGCTGTTCCGAGACAGACTATTATGAAAGCATTGGCCTCGGTGGCTCGACACAACAGACCTGAGCCCCTTTCACTCACCGGCATGCTTTCCGCTCACACCATGGCCGACAACCGGcccacttcttcttcctcccagcagcTTTGCGATGCGCTCAACGGACTGGCTGCTCAGCAGAGCGCTCgcagcaccgccagccagTACATGACTCCCGCAACCGCCTTCCCTTCGCTACAGTCGCCATGCTTTTACCACAACCGCTTCGACGACGCCGTCGACTTTGAGAAGGTCctcgaggagatcaagaacgACGAGTACATGTCGCATTCTCGCCTGGTGCAAACCGCCACTGGTGTCCGGGAGGTATCCAAGCAACTGCAGCGTCGGCCCATCAGGCGTGCTGTGCGAAGTGTCATGATTGTTACCAAGGCCCGCGATAACCAGCTGGTCCTCCTCACCCGCGAGCTTACCCAGTGGCTGCTTCGGACCCCCAGGTATGGTGCTGATGTGGGAGTAAATGTCTATGTGGACGCCAAACTCCGCCACGCCAAGCGTTTCGATGCGCCCTCCATTGTTGCAGAGAACGAGAAATTCAACGACATGCTCCGGTACTGGACCCCTGATCTTTGCTGGAGTCAGCCTGAGAAGTTTGATCTTGTTCTGacccttggtggtgatggaactGTTCTCTTCACATCATGGCTCTTCCAGCGTGTTGTGCCGCCTGTTTTGTCCTTCAGCTTGGGCAGTCTGGGTTTCTTGACGACCTTTGAATTCGAAAAGTACAAGGAGCACCTTAACCGGATTATGGGCGAGGCTGGAATGCGCGTTAACCTACGGATGCGCTTTACCTGCACCGTGTATAGGGACAGGGACGGATCCGTTgacatggaggagggcgagcaATTCGAAGTGCTCAATGAGCTCGTCATTGACAGAGGGCCGTCACCATATGTTTCCAACCTGGAGCTGTACGGCGACAATGAGCTTTTGACCGTGGTCCAGGCGGATGGTTGCATCTTCTCCACCCCTACTG GATCAACCGCCTATTCGCTCTCAGCAGGCGGCTCTCTCGTTCACCCGGATATCCCCGCCATTCTCCTGACGCCCATCTGTCCAcacaccctctccttccgcCCCATGGTTCTGTCGGACACCATGCTTTTGCGGGTTTCCGTCCCCCGTCATAGCCGCGCAACAGCCTACTGCGCCTTCGACGGCAAGGGCCGTGTGGAACTCAAGCAGGGCGACCATGTTACGATTACGGCTTCGCAGTACCCCTTCCCCACGGTGGTTCGAACAGACACCGAGTGGTTCGACAGCGTATCACGAACCCTCAGATGGAACGTCCGCGCCGCCAGCCAGAAGGCTTTCGAGACGGGTGCAAccaaggacgaagaagaagaagactgctGGGATATCGACACGGACTCTGCCTGCTACGCTAGTGAGGAGAGCAGCAGTGCGGCGAGCCCTCTAAGGAGGCAAATGAGTTTATTGGGATTGTAA
- a CDS encoding hypothetical protein (EggNog:ENOG503Q4NC; COG:K), whose product MDHQAPSPRASSPSPAPRAQSPAVSGDEQQPSSPTTANALPAIPQQSSPEYRPEFLRSVGENERHPKGKRKRTAAKDKAILEAAYNANPKPDKAARLDIVKRVSLNEKEVQIWFQNRRQNDRRKSRPLSPQELAALRYGGMQILSSDPAPYNTAFSSDITNTSPLQSLSRPEQEPTSPTQPDRPVSQAGEEPEPVAEVRRETSKWEEPRDNAKELATPAPKPRSAHDQSSALSQSFSASVGYLSNRWNTGNSFTTPAPVTAGRDEPFSLESFSSSCPPAFSAGSILPPPSTQPSRFRISMSLEGKAEVVASTISPPRPIAAPPTPDMLQSLRSIRRPNLQRSHSASPIVTLPPISVLTSSLTSHSPLPPRLTRGRSRDVHAWEFACDAENREDALTAQAKNESNGSAIAAISLLRSTSSTGGSPLQQSSSAKRNATISKATPRPGAAKKAKLGRASSSVARMQSVLELSEKANHDNQQVVSSTSEKIKVHARHSPSGHDSDKENWSPDEDGNPRTPYYSHAQSIMGSATTGRRPLPSSATRSEKDYRKHPRRTPANNKTALNDRANTAPVKGRGQRRDKRAAQDSVLEIFEDEEAENRSPASSRAALDDEVERFMRGNVSPSKKSDVDAVAGLLSLSQGNWR is encoded by the exons ATGGATCACCAAGCTCCTTCACCACgcgcctcctcgccgtcaccagctcctcgtGCCCAATCCCCCGCTGTGTCGGGCGATGAACAGCAGCCGAgctctcccaccaccgccaatGCCCTCCCCGCAATTCCCCAGCAGTCGTCACCCGAATACAGACCAGAGTTTTTGAGATCAGTGGGGGAGAACGAAAGACACCCCAAGGGCAAGAGGAAACGCACCGC TGCCAAAGACAAGGCGATCCTCGAGGCGGCCTACAATGCCAACCCTAAGCCTGACAAGGCAGCGCGTCTCGATATTGTAAAACGCGTCTCACTTAACGAAAAAGAGGTTCAG ATTTGGTTCCAAAACAGAAGACAAAACGACAGAAGAAAATCACGACCCTTGTCGCCGCAGGAGCTTGCGGCCCTCAGATACGGCGGCATGCAGATCCTCTCTTCTGACCCCGCTCCTTACAACACCGCTTTTAGTTCCGatatcaccaacacctccccgcTTCAGTCATTATCACGACCCGAGCAGGAACCGACGTCCCCCACCCAGCCAGATAGACCCGTATCTCAAGCTGGGGAGGAGCCCGAGCCAGTGGCCGAAGTACGCCGCGAGACTAGCAAGTGGGAGGAACCCCGGGACAACGCTAAGGAGCTGGCTACCCCTGCTCCTAAACCAAGATCCGCTCACGACCAGTCTTCAGCGCTGTCACAGTCCTTCTCGGCGTCGGTTGGTTATCTTTCCAACAGGTGGAATACTGGCAACTCATTCACGACACCGGCACCAGTGACGGCTGGTCGTGATGAGCCCTTCTC CCTCGAATCCTTCTCGTCGTCATGCCCACCAGCGTTCTCTGCTGGCTCAATCCTACCCCCACCAAGCACACAACCCTCTCGTTTCCGCATCTCCATGTCGTTGGAAGGCAAGGCCGAAGTTGTAGCCTCGACCATTTCACCACCGCGTCCCATTGCcgctccaccaacccctgaCATGCTGCAGTCACTTCGCTCTATTCGGCGGCCGAACCTGCAGCGAAGCCACAGTGCTTCTCCTATTGTCACACTGCCACCCATTTCAGTTCTCACCAGTTCTCTCACTAGCCACAGCCCACTACCGCCTCGCCTCACTCGTGGAAGGTCAAGAGATGTGCACGCCTGGGAGTTTGCCTGTGATGCTGAGAACCGCGAGGATGCACTTACCGCACAAGCCAAGAATGAGAGTAATGGCTCCGCCATCGCAGCTATCAGCCTTCTGAGGTCAACCAGCTCAACCGGCGGCAGCCCTCTTCAGCAAAGCAGCAGTGCCAAGCGCAACgccaccatcagcaaggcCACTCCTCGCCCAGgtgcggccaagaaggcaaagCTCGGTAGAGCGTCGAGCAGTGTTGCGAGGATGCAGTCAGTTCTGGAGCTTAGCGAAAAGGCCAACCATGACAACCAGCAGGTCGTCAGCAGCACTTCGGAGAAGATCAAAGTTCACGCACGGCATTCCCCATCAGGTCACGATTCTGATAAGGAGAACTGGAGCCCTGATGAAGACGGCAACCCGCGTACTCCTTATTACTCTCACGCCCAATCAATCATGGGATCCGCAACCACAGgtcgccgccctctcccctcttctGCTACAAGGTCAGAGAAGGATTACAGGAAGCATCCCCGCCGCACTCCGGCAAACAACAAGACGGCCCTGAACGACCGAGCTAACACCGCGCCGGTGAAGGGCCGGGGCCAGAGACGTGACAAGCGGGCGGCCCAGGACTCTGTTTTGGAGATAtttgaggatgaagaggctgAGAACAGGAGCCCTGCTTCTTCGAGGGCTGCTCTGGACgacgaggtggagaggttcATGAGGGGCAATGTGAGCCCGAGCAAAAAGAGCGATGTGGATGCCgtggctgggttgttgagTTTGAGCCAGGGGAACTGGAGATGA
- a CDS encoding hypothetical protein (COG:G; EggNog:ENOG503NURX; CAZy:GH18), with the protein MSSSRKSRITNASNVMYTNAVYWPNNRLYKGDTPGALNYGCINRVYYAFANVTADGGVFLSDEWADARAPCDGVQGALGSLMHLKQRYPHLQVILSIGGGASAETFPIVASSTILRDNFARSARGLVEASGLDGIDIVWEYPCNPQQGNDFLALMAAIRLHLPEDHYLLTAALPAARAVLQNIDHGRVSEYLDAINLVAYDFFGTWTPKGGHHAQLYSMSKDEESGASGVQFLMASGVPANKILLGIPCFGRSFLNVTGPGHKNRGAGGEDGSFDYSQLPRKGTKEQVDKRAVAAQCVGGDGGFVTYDNPDTVKIKATFCKQKGLGGLFYWSAPSDSKDSKRSLITAGFRTLHSS; encoded by the exons ATGTCTTCCTCCCGAAAGTCTCGCATAACAAATGCCTCCAATGTCATGTACACCAATGCCGTGTATTGGCCGAACAATAGGCTTTACAAAGGAGACACCCCCGGCGCCCTGAACTACGGATGCATCAACAGAGTCTACTACGCTTTCGCCAACGTGACAGCTGACGGAGGAGTTTTT CTCAGTGACGAGTGGGCAGATGCTCGAGCACCTTGCGATGGTGTTCAGGGTGCTCTGGGATCGTTGATGCATCTGAAGCAAAGATATCCTCACTTACAAGTGATTTTGTCTattggcggaggagcttcAGCTGAGACATTTCCCATTGTGGCGTCAAGCACTATACTCCGTGACAACTTTGCCCGCTCGGCCCGAGGGCTGGTGGAAGCATCAGGCCTTGACGGCATTGACA TTGTCTGGGAATATCCTTGCAATCCGCAGCAAGGCAATgacttcctcgccctcatgGCAGCAATTCGACTCCATCTACCCGAGGACCATTATCTGCTCACCGCTGCCCTGCCTGCAGCCCGAGCTGTTCTTCAGAACATCGACCATGGGCGAGTGTCCGAGTACCTTGATGCAATCAACCTCGTTGCCTACGATTTCTTCGGTACATGGACTCCCAAAGGTGGCCACCATGCCCAGCTGTATTCGATGAGCAAGGATGAAGAATCGGGGGCGTCCGGTGTCCAGTTTCTGATGGCTTCGGGAGTTCCTGCGAACAAGATCCTTCTGGGCATTCCATGCTTTGGGCGAAGCTTTCTCAACGTCACAGGCCCGGGGCACAAGAATAGGGGTGCtgggggtgaagatggaTCCTTTGACTACAGTCAGCTTCCCAGGAAAGGCACCAAAGAGCAGGTGGACAAGCGTGCCGTGGCAGCACAatgtgttggtggtgatggcgggttCGTTACCTACGACAATCCGGACACGGTGAAGATCAAAGCTACATTTTGCAAGCAGAAAGGTCTCGGA GGACTCTTCTACTGGAGCGCACCCTCGGACTCCAAAGACAGCAAGAGGAGCTTGATCACAGCCGGGTTTAGGACGCTTCACAGTTCTTGA
- a CDS encoding hypothetical protein (COG:O; EggNog:ENOG503NUAJ; BUSCO:EOG09264JQ1) gives MADNTEAGSDAQITFKVKASNDKMHTITMSESATVLDLKTKLAGPDFENIPAANQRLIYSGRILKDADALSVYKIKNLNTIHLVKSAQSNAAASSSASTSTPTPPAVPQNMAAGTPASNILAGLTGARFAGHAPLPNRDLFGADGGMGAPPSEDQMADMLSNPAIAQSMNEALNNPAFVDHMIQSNPMLANVPNARELLQSPAFRQMMTNPEAIRMAARMRRLAGGQGPAAFPAPGVTDTTPAGAAGSEGANAAQNPFGAFPGLFNNLPGAVGASGNDPFAALFGGMSPWGAPPAGATPSTQSAGQANPASPAAEAAAGASPDGQAQGAQAPPVNPFAALFGAPAAGAGAGGAGAGAANPFGMSAEELAQMRQALQGLGGLGGLGGLGGLGAFGAPPASVDNRPPEERYAEQLRQLNDMGFFDFDRNVAALRRSGGSVQGAIEHLLSGP, from the exons ATGGCCGACAACACCGAGGCGGGCAGCGACGCCCAGATCAccttcaaggtcaaggcgtCCAACGACAAAAtgcacaccatcaccatgtccgAGTCGGCCACCGTGTTAGACCTCAAGACAAAGCTAGCCGGCCCCGACTTCGAGAACATCCCAGCCGCCAATCAGCGCCTTATCTACTCCGGGCGTATCCTCAAGGATGCGGATGCTCTGAGCGTCTACAAAATCAAGAATCTTAACACGATCCATTTAGTCAAGTCGGCACAAAGCAATGCCGCTGCCTCGTCCTCTGCGTCGACGtcgacaccaacaccaccagccgtTCCCCAGAATATGGCTGCCGGAACTCCAGCCAGCAACATTCTCGCCGGACTCACAGGCGCCAGATTTGCTGGCCATGCCCCTCTGCCGAATCGGGATCTCTTTGGGGCTGACGGCGGT ATGGGTGCGCCTCCCAGCGAAGACCAAATGGCCGACATGCtatccaacccagccatcgCACAGAGCATGAACGAagccctcaacaacccagccTTTGTTGACCACATGATCCAGTCGAACCCAATGTTGGCCAATGTGCCCAATGCGCGCGAGTTGCTCCAGTCGCCGGCCTTCCGACAGATGATGACAAACCCCGAAGCAATCCGAATGGCGGCCAGGATGCGGAGACTAGCCGGAGGTCAAGGGCCTGCGGCTTTCCCAGCGCCCGGTGTCACCGACACAACACCGGCTGGTGCGGCAGGTAGTGAGGGTGCGAATGCCGCTCAGAATCCGTTTGGTGCTTTTCCTGGCCTCTTTAACAATCTCCCTGGCGCCGTTGGTGCTTCTGGAAACGATCCTTTTGCTGCCCTGTTTGGCGGTATGAGTCCCTGGGGTGCACCTCCTGCGGGGGCAACGCCCTCGACTCAGAGTGCTGGTCAGGCGAACCCGGCGTCACCAGCTGCTGAGGCCGCGGCGGGGGCCTCTCCAGACGGCCAAGCGCAGGGTGCTCAGGCGCCGCCGGTCAACCCCTTTGCTGCTCTGTTCGGCGCTCCGgcagcgggagcgggagcggggggtgctggtgcggGTGCTGCCAACCCATTCGGCATGTCTGCCGAAGAGCTCGCTCAGATGAGACAAGCCCTCCAAGGGCTGGGAGGGTTGGGCGGATTGGGCGGATTGGGCGGGCTGGGTGCATTTGGCGCGCCACCAGCATCTGTTGATAACAGACCACCTGAGGAGAGATATGCTGAGCAACTGCGGCAGCTGAACGACATGGGATTTTTTGACTTTGACAGAAACGTGGCAGCCTTGCGCAGGAGTGGCGGCAGTGTTCAGGGTGCTATTGAGCATTTGCTCAGTGGGCCGTAA
- the SYM1 gene encoding Protein required for ethanol metabolism (EggNog:ENOG503P1Y0; COG:S) — protein sequence MLAWYQARLASRPLLTQSLTTSLLFGIGDITAQQLIEHRGLANHDLLRTARMASYGGLVFGPAATTWFRLLQSHVRFPSSPNRTILARVAADQGLFAPTFIGIFLSSMAVLEGGSVTEKLSSSYWPALSANYLIWPFVQLVNFKFVPLQHRVLFVNVISIGWNCYLSFLNSSAGTEAVPPQEEAVKMA from the exons atgcTCGCCTG GTACCAAGCCCGCCTCGcctcccgccccctcctaacccaatccctcaccacctcccttcTCTTCGGCATAGGCGACATCACCGCCCAGCAACTCATCGAGCACCGCGGACTCGCAAACcacgacctcctccgcacaGCCCGAATGGCCTCCTACGGCGGTCTAGTCTTcggcccagcagcaacaacctggttccgcctcctccagtccCACGTCAggttcccctcctccccaaaccgcaccatcctcgcccgcGTGGCCGCCGACCAGGGCCTCTTCGCCCCGACCTTCatcggcatcttcctctcttccatGGCCGTCCTCGAAGGGGGGTCCGTGACCGAAAAGCTCTCGTCTTCGTACTGGCCCGCCCTGTCGGCAAACTACCTCATCTGGCCGTTCGTCCAGCTTGTCAACTTCAAGTTTGTCCCGCTCCAGCACAGGGTCCTGTTTGTCAATGTCATCAGCATAGGGTGGAACTGCTATCTCAGTTTTCTCAACAGCTCCGCGGGGACGGAGGCGGTGCCGccgcaggaggaggcggtcaagATGGCGTAG
- the UAP1 gene encoding UDP-N-acetylglucosamine pyrophosphorylase (EggNog:ENOG503NVWY; COG:M; BUSCO:EOG09262MJW): protein MSAQEPTPEQVSQLKAKYELAAQDQVFTFWDSLSSTEKASLFQQLSLFDPTYINTIFAKTLAPLAKDEKPASLEPLPEAARASILDSDPADIERWYRSGLDLIAANKVAVVLMAGGQGTRLGSSAPKGCFDIGLPSHKSLFQIQAERIRKIEELAQKKSGSEVTVPWYVMTSGPTRGPTEQFFKEKGYFGLSPENVFIFEQGVLPCISNDGKILLESKSKVAVAPDGNGGIYNALVESKVLDDMKKRGIEHIHAYCVDNCLVKVADPVFIGFSASKNVDIATKVVRKRNATESVGLIVQKNGKPDVVEYSEIDPQIAAEEDPEQPGVLKFRAANIVNHYYSFRFLESIPEWAKSLPHHVARKKIPYADIESGEQVKPTKPNGIKLEQFVFDVFPMLELSKFACLEVRREDEFSPLKNAAGTGEDDPDTSRADITAQGRRWLEAAGAKVAGGVEVSPLLSYGGEGLEKYSGQEVKDMLQ from the exons ATGTCGGCCCAAGAACCAACACCGGAGCAGGTCTCGCAGCTCAAGGCAAAGTACGAGCTCGCTGCCCAGGATCAGGTCTTTACCTTTTGGGATTCGCTCTCGAGCACCGAAAAGGCCTCGCTTTTCCAGCAATTGTCCCTTTTCGACCCTAcctacatcaacaccatcttcgcCAAGACCCTTGCACCCCTAGCAAAGGATGAGAAGCCAGCGTCTCTGGAGCCCCTCCCCGAGGCTGCCCGGGCCAGCATTCTCGACTCAGACCCGGCCGATATCGAAAGATGGTACCGATCCGGTCTCGATCTGATCGCCGCAAACAAGGTGGCCGTGGTTCTCATGGCTGGTGGGCAAGGCACACGGTTGGGCAGCTCTGCGCCCAAGGGCTGCTTCGACATTGGCCTGCCCTCCCACAAGTCTCTGTTCCAGATCCAAGCCGAGCGTATTCGcaagattgaggagcttgcCCAGAAGAAGTCTGGCAGCGAGGTCACGGTCCCGTGGTACGTCATGACCTCCGGGCCAACCCGGGGTCCTACCGAGCAGTTCTTCAAGGAAAAGGGGTACTTTGGCCTCAGCCCTGAAAACGTCTTCATTTTCGAGCAGGGAGTTCTCCCCTGCATCTCCAACGATGGAAAGATTCTGTTGGAAAGTAAGAGCaaggttgctgttgccccTGATGGGAACGGCGGTATCTACAATGCATTGGTGGAATCCAAGGTGCTGGACGACATGAAGAAGCGCGGCATTGAGCACATTCACGCTTACTGCGTGGATAACTGCCTTGTCAAGGTGGCCGACCCTGTCTTCATTGGCTTTTCGGCGAGTAAGAACGTCGACATTGCCACCAAGGTCGTGCGCAAGCGCAATGCCACTGAAAGCGTCGGGTTGATTGTACAGAAGAATGGCAAGCCGGACGTGGTTGAGTACAGCGAGATTGATCCCCAAatcgccgccgaggaggaccCAGAGCAACCCGGTGTGCTCAAGTTCCGTGCCGCCAACATTGTCAACCACTACTACTCGTTCCGCTTCCTCGAGAGCATTCCCGAGTGGGCCAAGAGCCTGCCACACCACGTTGCCCGCAAGAAGATTCCCTATGCGGACATCGAGTCAGGCGAGCAAGtcaagcccaccaagccaaACGGTATCAAGCTGGAGCAGTTTGTCTTTGATGTGTTCCCCATGCTCGAGCTTAGCAAGTTTGCTTGCTTGGAGGTGCGCCGCGAGGACGAGTTCAGCCCGCTCAAGAATGCCGCGGGCACCGGTGAGGATGACCCGGATACTAGCAGGGCTGATATTACTGCCCAAGGCAGAAGGTGGCTTGAGGCTGCTGGTGCCAAGGttgcgggtggtgttgaggttaGCCCATTGTTGAGTTAT ggtggtgagggtctTGAAAAGTACAGCGGCCAGGAGGTCAAGGATATGCTGCAATAG
- the thp1 gene encoding uracil DNA N-glycosylase Thp1 (COG:L; EggNog:ENOG503NUH6): MSETSSPQEEATDNLPAPTFAGRLKLSEFIFTPEQKKSMPLQQPLRKSPRLLASASSSSTPLLQPSPSIPSPLKRPPSEPPSSISSPSKRKRPKPLPTPPGPLPLLPDAIAPNLILLFVGLNPGLLTSSTGHAYAHPTNLFWRLLHSSGITPRLCAPQEDRLLPSLFSLGLTNIVPRPTRNGAELSKKEMDAGVAVLEEKIREFKPEVVCIVGKSIWESVWRVRHGRGIKKEEFRYGWQERGEDMGKVEGVGEWNGARVFVACSTSGLAATLKPREKEEIFGELGEWVVKRRREREEEKGVGSGTDGGEDGGEGIGQVDDAEVKQES, translated from the coding sequence ATGTCcgaaacatcatcaccccaagaagaagcaaccgacaacctccccgccccgACCTTCGCCGGCCGTCTCAAACTCTCGGAATTCATCTTCACCCCTGAACAAAAGAAATCCATgcctctccaacaacccctccgtAAAAGCCCCCGGCTTCTCgcatcagcctcctcctcatcaacaccactcctccaaccctccccatccataccatcccccctcaaacGCCCCCCCTCggaaccaccatcatcaatatcctccccttcaaaaCGCAAAcgccccaaacccctccccaccccacccggcccgctccccctcctcccagacGCCATCGctcccaacctcatcctcctcttcgtcggcCTGAATCCCGGCCTGctaacctcctccaccggccaCGCCTACGCCCACCCGACAAATCTCTTCTggcgcctcctccactcATCCGGCATCACCCCCCGCCTCTGCGCGCCACAAGAAGACCggctcctcccctccctcttctccctcgggCTCACCAACATTGTCCCCCGACCGACACGGAACGGGGCAGAGCTTtcaaagaaggagatggatgcTGGCGTTGCGGTCCTGGAAGAGAAAATCAGGGAGTTTAAGCCGGAGGTGGTGTGTATTGTTGGGAAGAGCATTTGGGAGAGCGTGTGGAGGGTGAGGCATGGGAGGgggatcaagaaggaggagttcaGGTACGGGTGGCAGGAGCGGGGGGAGGATATGGGaaaggtggagggggtgggggagtggaATGGGGCGAGGGTGTTTGTTGCTTGTAGTACTAGTGGGTTGGCGGCTACGTTGAAgccgagggagaaggaggagatttttggggagttgggggagtgggttgtcaagaggaggagggagagggaggaggagaagggggtggggagtggaacagatggtggtgaggatggtggtgagggtatAGGGCAGGTTGATGATGCAGAGGTCAAGCAGGAATCATGA
- a CDS encoding hypothetical protein (COG:H; EggNog:ENOG503NZ4V) — protein MDNFGRSMRLDSNVTTQRLAEVGFVDIKEEVIRIPFNPWPTDTYSRDIGRWFNLVMKQGFQPLCLAPFARGLNKSFSEINDFVEEVKAEAYLHGEKTTVSLARLLVSTTLKPLGYNKSTPVG, from the exons ATGGACAACTTTGGCCGATCCATGCGTCTCGACAGCAACGTGACCACGCAGCGGCTGGCCGAGGTAGGGTTCGTTGACATCAAAGAGGAGGTCATCCGGATTCCTTTCAACCCATGGCCGACAGACACATATTCTCGGGACATTGGCCGTTGGTTTAACTTGGTTATGAAGCAGGGATTCCAACCTCTGTGTCTGGCGCCCTTTGCGAGAGGACTCAACAAGTCGTTTTCCGAGATTAACGACTTTGTGGAAGAGGTCAAGGCGGAG GCATATCTTCACGGCGAGAAGACCACAGTGAGTCTCGCTCGTTTGCTTGTTTCTACCACCCTCAAACCACTCGGGTACAACAAGAGCACCCCTGTGGGATAA
- a CDS encoding hypothetical protein (COG:H; EggNog:ENOG503NZ4V), translating into MIHSGMAMESQPSRSSYNGTGSSQQHEQNTQVYQENGRWYGTNKKGAYMFPVDADEQDRLDIFHKFCLVARKELLHKAPVAVEEPSILDLGCGTGIWTIEMAE; encoded by the exons ATGATTCACAGCGGGATGGCGATGGAATCCCAGCCATCAAGGTCCTCCTATAA CGGCACCGGCTCATCACAACAACATGAGCAAAACACACAAGTGTACCAGGAAAATGGACGATGGTATGGCACCAACAAAAAGGGTGCTTACATGTTTCCCGTTGATGCA GATGAGCAAGACCGCCTAGACATATTTCACAAGTTTTGCTTGGTTGCTCGCAAGGAACTCCTGCACAAAGCCCCGGTCGCGGTAGAAGAACCATCAATTCTTGATCTCGGCTGTGGCACGGGCATCTGGACCATCGAGATGGCCGAGTAA